GATTAATCATATGTATTAGCCAATTTTATTCAATTTACTAAAGACATCGGGTCTGTTTCTCAGGAGTTACTGATTTTTGCCCTGGGGCGCCAATATACACCAACCACAAGGAGTCTAGCCTATTTTTATCTCTTGGTAGTCATGTGGATGTGTATTTTCCTCCTCGCAAGAGGTCCCACATCAGCGCTCCATATGTTTTCTGTGGAGAGACGTTTGAGCAAAAGAAGCAGCCTTCTATTGAAGTTCTACCAGATGAATGTCTTTTTGAAATATTCCGACGTTTGCCTGGAGCCCAAGAAAGGTGTGCAAGTGCCTGTGTTTCTAAGCGCTGGCTCTCACTTGTAAGCAACATCCGCCGGCATGAAATTCACAGCAACAAAGAAACTCAGTCTTCAAAGGGTGAAGCTATTGTTATTGGCAATGAAGTAAAGTATGAGGTTGAAGATCAGGAAGTTGAGGGTGATGGATACCTCACCAGAAGCCTAGAAGGAAAGAAGGCCACAGATGTTAGACTTGCTGCCATTGCCGTTGGAACCGCTAGTCGTGGAGGATTGGGCAAGCTTTTAATCAGGGGAAGCAATTCTATTCGTAAGGTGACAGATGTTGGCCTCAGGGCAATTTCTCGTGGTTGCCCTTCTCTCAGGGTTCTTTCCTTGTGGAATTTGTCTTCTGTAGGTGATGAAGGTCTGTTTGAGATCGCAAAAGGTTGTCAAATGCTAGAGAAGCTTGACCTTTGCCATTGCCCTGCAATAACGGACAAGGCCTTACTCGCAATTGCAAAGAGCTGCCCAAATCTTATGGATTTGACAATTGAATCTTGCCCAAACATCGGTAATGAAGGGTTGCAAGCTGTTGGCAAATGTTGCCCCAATCTAAAATCCATTTCTATTAGAGACTGCCCCCTTGTTGGGGATCAAGGAATTGCTGGTCTGTTATCGTCTGCAACTTTTGTCCTGACAAAGGTGAAGCTCCAGGGGTTGAACATATCTGATGTGTCTCTTGCCGTTATTGGTCACTATGGCAAGGCTGTAACTGATCTTATCCTCATTGGCCTGCCAAATGTGACGGAGAGGGGCTTTTGGGTCTTGGGGAATGGTCAAGGGTTGCAGAAGTTGAAGTCCTTCGCTGTTACATCCTGCCAAGGAGTGACAGACATAGGACTTGAAGCCATTGGAAAAGGTTGTCCAAATATGAAACAGTTTTCCCTTCGTAAATGTGCATTCTTATCTGACAATGGATTGGTCTCATTTGCCAAAGCCTCGATGTCGCTTGAGAGCCTTCAATTGGAGGAATGCCATAGGATCACCCAAATTGGGTTTTTTGGTACACTTTTGACCTGTGGTTCCAAATTGAAGGCTCTTTCTCTGGCGAACTGTTTTGGTATTAAGGATCAAAGTCTAGGAATGCCTCAACTGTCTTCTTGCAAATCTCTGCGATCGTTGACCATCAGGAACTGCCCTGGTTTTGGTGATGCTAGCCTGAATGTTTTGAGCAAGATGTGCCCTCAACTGCAGCATGTTGAATTGAGTGGGCTCCAGGGAATAACCGATGCCGGACTGCTCCCTCTTATTGAGAATTCTGATGCTGGTCTAGTGAAAGTTAATGTCAGTGGATGCATGAATTTGACTGACAAAGTTGTTTCATCAATGACAGAGCTTCATGGTTGGACTCTCAAAGTGCTGAATCTGGATGGATGTAGGAAGATCAGTGATGCAAGCTTGGTGGCAATTGCTGATAACTGTGGATTGCTAAGTGATCTTGATGTCTCGAAGTGTGCAATTACTGATTTTGGGATTTTGACCTTGGCTGGTTGCAACCAGCTCAATCTTCAGATCCTTTCCATTTCTGGTTGtgcatatgtatcagacaagagcTTGCCGGCCTTCAGTAAGATGGGTCAGACACTTTTGGGGTTGAATCTCCAGCACTGCAATGCAATCAGCAGCGGCACAATTGACTTCCTTGTGGAGCAGCTGTGGAGG
This genomic window from Tripterygium wilfordii isolate XIE 37 chromosome 9, ASM1340144v1, whole genome shotgun sequence contains:
- the LOC120005525 gene encoding EIN3-binding F-box protein 1-like yields the protein MAKLFGLSGVTDFCPGAPIYTNHKESSLFLSLGSHVDVYFPPRKRSHISAPYVFCGETFEQKKQPSIEVLPDECLFEIFRRLPGAQERCASACVSKRWLSLVSNIRRHEIHSNKETQSSKGEAIVIGNEVKYEVEDQEVEGDGYLTRSLEGKKATDVRLAAIAVGTASRGGLGKLLIRGSNSIRKVTDVGLRAISRGCPSLRVLSLWNLSSVGDEGLFEIAKGCQMLEKLDLCHCPAITDKALLAIAKSCPNLMDLTIESCPNIGNEGLQAVGKCCPNLKSISIRDCPLVGDQGIAGLLSSATFVLTKVKLQGLNISDVSLAVIGHYGKAVTDLILIGLPNVTERGFWVLGNGQGLQKLKSFAVTSCQGVTDIGLEAIGKGCPNMKQFSLRKCAFLSDNGLVSFAKASMSLESLQLEECHRITQIGFFGTLLTCGSKLKALSLANCFGIKDQSLGMPQLSSCKSLRSLTIRNCPGFGDASLNVLSKMCPQLQHVELSGLQGITDAGLLPLIENSDAGLVKVNVSGCMNLTDKVVSSMTELHGWTLKVLNLDGCRKISDASLVAIADNCGLLSDLDVSKCAITDFGILTLAGCNQLNLQILSISGCAYVSDKSLPAFSKMGQTLLGLNLQHCNAISSGTIDFLVEQLWRCDILS